A single Augochlora pura isolate Apur16 chromosome 2, APUR_v2.2.1, whole genome shotgun sequence DNA region contains:
- the LOC144474275 gene encoding protein mab-21 — MLLPEYMMAAQSKMLYQMNKYYGERVQARKGQIQKTIREVCKVVQDVLKEVEVQEPRFISSLTECNGRYEGLEVISPGEFEVVLYLNQMGVFNFVDDGTLPGCAVLKLSDGRKRSMSLWVEFITASGYLSARKIRSRFQTLVAQACDKCAYRDSVKMIADTTEVKLRIRERYVVQITPAFKCSGVWPRSAAHWPIPHIPWPHPNLVAEVKTEGFDLLSKESVALQGKQSAMEGDAWVLSFTEAESRLLQGGCRRRCLSILKTLRDRHLDLPGNPVTSYHMKTLLLYECEKHPLETEWDEGCLAVRINGIFLQLIYCLLCRRCPHYFLPNLDLFKGKSPSGLQNAGKQVWRLTRVLLTNSRALEKL; from the coding sequence ATGTTGCTGCCGGAGTACATGATGGCGGCGCAGTCGAAGATGCTGTACCAAATGAACAAGTACTACGGCGAAAGGGTGCAGGCCCGCAAGGGCCAGATACAGAAGACGATCCGCGAGGTGTGCAAGGTCGTGCAGGACGTGCTGAAGGAGGTCGAGGTGCAGGAGCCGCGGTTCATCTCGTCTCTGACCGAGTGCAACGGCCGTTACGAAGGCCTCGAGGTGATCTCGCCGGGCGAATTCGAGGTGGTCCTCTACCTGAATCAGATGGGAGTGTTCAACTTCGTCGACGACGGCACCCTGCCGGGCTGCGCGGTGCTCAAGCTCAGCGACGGACGGAAGAGGTCCATGTCGCTCTGGGTCGAGTTCATCACCGCGTCCGGTTACCTGTCCGCCAGGAAGATCCGCTCGCGATTCCAGACCCTGGTGGCGCAGGCATGCGACAAGTGCGCCTACAGGGACTCGGTGAAGATGATCGCGGACACCACCGAGGTGAAGCTGCGTATCAGGGAGAGATACGTGGTGCAGATCACGCCGGCGTTCAAGTGCTCGGGCGTGTGGCCGCGCTCGGCGGCGCACTGGCCGATACCGCACATACCCTGGCCACATCCTAATCTCGTTGCCGAGGTGAAGACCGAGGGCTTCGATCTGCTATCGAAAGAGAGCGTGGCCCTCCAGGGCAAGCAATCGGCCATGGAGGGCGACGCTTGGGTGTTGTCGTTCACCGAGGCCGAGTCCCGGCTGTTGCAGGGTGGCTGCCGCAGGAGGTGTCTCAGCATATTGAAAACGCTGAGGGACAGACACCTGGACCTGCCGGGCAACCCGGTCACCAGCTACCATATGAAAACTCTGCTGCTCTACGAGTGCGAGAAACACCCGTTAGAGACCGAGTGGGACGAGGGTTGTTTGGCAGTGCGCATCAACGGCATCTTCCTCCAGCTGATCTACTGCCTCCTCTGCCGCAGGTGCCCCCATTACTTCTTGCCGAACTTGGATCTGTTCAAGGGAAAGTCGCCGAGCGGTCTGCAGAACGCCGGCAAGCAGGTCTGGCGACTCACCAGGGTGCTCCTGACCAACAGCAGGGCGCTCGAGAAACTTTAG